A single genomic interval of Sulfoacidibacillus ferrooxidans harbors:
- the argF gene encoding ornithine carbamoyltransferase: MGMVAARESGLKGTHFLDFGGWTAHEMHTVLALANELKQQRARHEATPYLQGKTLGMLFDKASTRTRVSFEVGMYELGGHALFLSDQATQVGRGESLADTARVLSRYVHGLMVRTHAHARVEQLARYATVPVINGLTDDHHPVQVLADFMTILEHKGRLRGLTLGYVGDGNNMAHSLLQAASIVGMDIRIAVPKGYEPRVDIVDQARRRAMALHSQVILTEDPSTAVEGADIVYTDVWASMGQEEESDKRIVDFKGFEVNAKMLKRAQSDAIFMHCLPAHRGEEVSEEVLEGAQSVVFDQAENRLHAQKALLVALMGDHQ, from the coding sequence ATGGGGATGGTAGCTGCTCGTGAAAGTGGTTTGAAGGGCACTCATTTTCTTGATTTTGGTGGGTGGACTGCACATGAAATGCACACAGTGCTGGCGCTTGCCAATGAGCTGAAGCAACAACGTGCGAGACATGAGGCGACTCCCTATTTGCAGGGGAAGACGCTTGGCATGTTATTTGATAAGGCGTCAACGCGCACGCGTGTGTCGTTTGAAGTAGGAATGTACGAATTAGGTGGTCATGCGCTCTTTCTCTCTGATCAAGCAACACAAGTAGGCCGTGGCGAGTCACTTGCTGATACAGCTCGTGTATTGTCGCGCTATGTGCATGGGCTTATGGTGCGTACACATGCGCACGCACGCGTGGAGCAATTGGCGCGTTATGCCACGGTGCCTGTGATCAATGGACTGACAGATGATCATCATCCTGTGCAAGTATTGGCAGACTTTATGACGATTCTTGAGCATAAAGGGCGATTGCGCGGACTGACATTGGGTTATGTTGGGGATGGCAACAATATGGCTCACTCACTGTTGCAGGCAGCTTCGATCGTAGGTATGGATATTCGTATTGCAGTTCCTAAAGGGTATGAGCCACGGGTAGATATTGTAGATCAAGCGCGGCGCAGAGCGATGGCTTTACATTCACAAGTCATCTTGACAGAAGATCCTAGTACAGCTGTTGAAGGTGCTGATATTGTATATACAGATGTCTGGGCGAGTATGGGGCAAGAAGAAGAGTCGGATAAACGGATCGTTGATTTTAAAGGGTTTGAGGTCAATGCAAAAATGCTCAAACGCGCACAGTCTGATGCTATCTTTATGCACTGTTTACCTGCACATCGCGGTGAAGAGGTTTCGGAAGAAGTATTAGAAGGTGCGCAGTCCGTGGTATTTGACCAAGCGGAAAATCGGTTGCATGCACAAAAAGCGTTGCTTGTAGCGCTGATGGGTGATCATCAATAA